ATGTGACTATATTGGATCACCTACATAAGGAGATTTTTCCTACCTTGAAGATAGCTGATTGAAAACCACCATACCATCTCTGACCTTATTCCTCTTTGCAATGAAACTTAGTGTGTTTCATTGTTTTACCACTCCCAAGTAAGCCTTCTACTTTCATACTTTCACCCCAGAACACTCCTTCTTAAAATCCTACTTGCAAAAACTGCTTAGTCTAGATGCTTTAAGGGAatcaaaaaagcaaagaaaaacctcTCAGTAAATAATCACAACTTCTAAAATGTTACAAAACACAAGATATCTTGCAATATTTTACACATATGCAGCTAGAATCCTTAaatgatgtgtgtttgtgaggaAGACAGAATCATGagtacttacaaaataaaaaatttactgTTTGAAAGTATTTATATTGAGCAGACAAAAAGGCTAAAGACAAAACATGCAATTcttgaaagaaaggtaaaattcGTGAACAGaagaattcaaattttatttttcaatattgcCAGGGATGTACAGAAGTATAAGtggtaataaatatataaacaaacaatgaaaaactcttgaaaatgataaataaatagaatttcagACAGTAAGAATTTATTGAATACTGAACATGAGTACATGAGTATATTGAAcatgaatacatgcatatatatacatatctgtgGGGGGGGGTAGGCAAGAGGGTGGCCTGAGCTCAGTCACTGAAAGCTATGTAAAGGTCAACAGaggaaacacacaacacaaaattGTTCTATGacctctgtgtgtctgccttgactcccccaacccccaacacaaacaataattataaataaaattcacaattagtcaaaatatatatgtatatataataaatacatcaataaatgtacataaaaataagcaTGTCATCTAAAGAATAAGggaaagatgtttttaaataactgaatttttattcatataaagGAATTTCATTAACAGCATTAGTTagtaggaaataaaaacaagtaagaaaGCAGTAGAATTGAATGCTCAAAATTCTACTCTTTGATTCAAATACAAATGCAATGAGGAAAATGTAAACATAAAGACAAAGTAAAAACTAGCAAGCtcaagggaaactgtggtcagccATAGTGCAGATTGAGCATACTGTTATGTATCTCATGTAAGCTTGTGaatcccagaaaaagaaaaagtatttatgacatttttttttttgcaaaaacaaATTGCTAAAAGcatgtctcaagaaacaaaaatcttcatttaatgtttttttcttaactCTGGAATTTATATTTCATGATTACAACATGGGGTAAATAGATGCAcaagaatttttttaagatataaatgaaaagaaaaataaaaagaacacatatttttgttttgtttcacatagaaaagttacatttttttggtgttttgtttggtgttttttttttttttctggcttttcaagacaggatttctctgtatagacaaggctggccttgtactcacagagatcagactgcctctgtctctcgagtgctgggattaaaggcatgagccaccactgcctggcacaaatTGATTTTAACACAAATTGAAAATGAGGTCTGAAACTTTTAATAATATCCAACAAAAGAAGTGATAAATTTTATAAGAATCAATCAAGAAGGCAGGTTTAAGAAGGACAAAGTAACTAAATAATTGAaggtttataataaaataaaatttttggaaaacatgaagttttttttaaaactactgactcaaaaacaaagatTAATAAAGTAGAAAGACATTGTTACTGATGATATCCCTGTCACTAATAATtctacttaaaaaagaaaagcaggataAATTACACTTACATAAAATCTGTAGAGATTGGCAACATATTctccaattaaaataaaacaagtagaTGAATATTTAAACtgaattaattttataaacacacagaaaaaattaACCTATTATACAAGtatttcacttccttggttaaatttattccaaggtttattttttttaggcTGATGGGAATGGGAtagttttcctgatttctttcttggtgtgCTTGTTGGTAGTATATAGTTGGCAACTTACTGTGTGTCAAGTGGTTGTTGTTGGTAAATAGTTGGTTGACTGACTTTGTGTGATAAGTGGCTCTTGGTGGTTTATAGTTAGTGACACATTGCATATTAAGTGGTTGTTGTTGGTAAGTAGTTGGTGATGGGCTTTGTGTGTTAAGTGGTTGTTATTGGTATATAGTTGGTAACTGACTTTTCTGTGTTACCTTTGTATTATACTTTGCTGAGCATGCTGATCAGCTGTAGTAGATATCTGGTGGAGTGTTTAAGATCTTTTGTGCACAGAGTCATTTTAGCTGCAAATAAGAATATATTGACTACGTTCTTTCCTATTTGTATGCTCTTATATCcacttgtcttatttctctagctaggaCTTTGATGGAttttacaaacagaaaacaaaggaagatgCAAATTTGAATGGAAAGGTAGGTTGAGATGGATCTGAAAAGAGGTGGAGGTTAACCAAGATAAAAATGATTTGTATAAAagcctcaaagaattaataaaagtattactttaaaacatttagtctatataattacattattatttatattaattagatCATTAAAAATGATCTAACAAAAAATCCATGATTGGTATAAGACTAAATACTTTTAGTTAGCAAAACCACTCTCTAGAATTTGCCCCCAAAATCCAGGAGAGCAACTGTGTTAGGGCATTGCTAAAGGCAATAACGTTGCATATGTCTTAGTAGCTGCTATCTTTGAAAGGAGTAAGTGGAAGGTTGTTCACTGTTACTCAGGGCAGAAACCATCGCTTATGTTTTcactttacttctttttttagtttcaaaatacataaattaattttttttgacgACACAAATTTGATTTCTAGGCTTTGTCTTTAGTAAATCACTTGAAAGGCCTCTCTAGCCTCATGTAAAAATTGATTAGTCTCAGCTCACAATGcagcttctccttttcttcttaaagagAATGAGAAATATATCATAGATTCATGAAAAGGTACCTTGGATATTGAAAAAGAGTGTTGCAAGATcaaaatataaattgaaaaaaCAAGACTAGCCACAGTGCCAGGCAATTAAAACATATGTCACATAGGTATGAATGCTCCATGTAACTGGATTATGTTATGCTATGGAGCTAATGCAGAGTAGTCAATGATACATTGCTGGTGACTTTACAGGAAATGTTCTTGAAAAGAGTTTGCTTTGGCTGTCACTCCACTGAGTCCCATATATTTGGCAGACTATTCAAGTTTAAGCTACCAATTCTGCAATGATTGTTTTGAACCAAGGATTGTGAATTTAGAGGAGCATACAGAAACACAATGTTTTCAGAGCCAAATAGTTTGAGTTGGCTCTCAGTTTATCTTCCAATGTTAGAATGGTGCAAGATACACAACAGACACAATGTCAttgcaaaccaaacaaaccaaaacaaaacaaaaaacccaccaccaccaacaacaacaaaaaccgacTGCAAGCATGCGTAAATGGAAGAAAATAGCAAAGGAAGCCAGAGTTTTTCATGAGGCCATACAAACAATTTCTACATGACTTTCTCTTAAAGTAGCCTGTCCAGTTTAGTCTAACAGTCCTCCAACTTGGAGATATGATGAAGTTTCTGCAGAACTGTATTTTAACCCACAGGCTGAGACAAACCAACTAGTCTTGCAAATTGATAGCCCACGGCAAGGCATAGGAACTATCCACTAAGACAAAAGCATGAGTCTTCGTGGGTGGATCAATGAATATGAGAGACTCTTACCTTTTAGTAAATACATGGAGAACCCGTTCTCTTATCTGCTTTGTCCTCACGCCATAAATGATGGGATTAAGTGAGGGAGGAATGACCAGATAGAGGTTTGCAACAAGAATGTGAATGTAGTGTGGTATGTTGTGTCCAAATCGAtgagtgaggaaagagaagactGATGGGatataaaaaacacagagaacagCAACATGGGAACCACATGTGCTGAGGGCTTTTAACCGTGCATCCTGCGATGGGAGTCGGAACACAGCACGGAGAATGTATCCGTATGAGATTCCAATAAGGAGCAGgttcaaaagaaagagagagaccacAAAAAGGCCATACACAGCATTGATATGTATGTTTCCACAGGACAATTTTGCAATGCCCATGTGTTCACAATAGGAATGTGCTATTATATGAGCTTGACAAAAGGGTAGGCGGTAAATGAGATAGATCATGGGGCATATAAACAGGGCTGGACGGATCACAACACATATACTGATGCCCATCAGCACCCGAGATGTCAAGATCGTTGTATAGTGTAGTGGAGCACAGATGGCTACATAACGGTCAAAAGCCATGGCCATGAGAACCTCAGCCTCCATGCCAGTGAAGGCATGGATCAAAAACATCTGAGCCACACATCCACCGAAGTTTATTTCATGGGCATCAAACCAGAATATGCCAAGCATACGGGGAACAGAGGTTGTAGAAAGGGCCAGATCGACTGAAGAAAGGATGGCCAGAAAGTAGAACATGGGCTCTCGGAGAGAACGCTCTGTCTTGATAACTACCAGAATTGTGGTATTTCCCATTAGGGCCACAAGATAAATAcagcagaaaggcagagagatcCAGGCATGGATTTCCTCCAGACCTGGGATCCCAATGAGGAAAAATGTGGCTGGGTGGGAAATGCTTCTGTTGTGGGTTGTCATCTTGCACTGGTTAGAAGAGGGTAAGCTTTTCTTCCTGTTGGGAAAAAAttagggaaacacacacacacacacacacacacacacacacacaaacacacatacacaacacacacaagatggagagacagatagagacagagacatacagagacacacacagagagaacacaaaATAATAAGATGATAAGGAGGTGGGGGGATGGAGGGGTTAGTGCAATTGTTAACAACATGTGTAGAGCTGAACTCACTTTTACTATGAAATGCAGCCTGTTGCAGCAGATTGTGTGCTCACTCGTATCTTCAGCCATTTGAATAATTCTGATCATGTTCATACAGCAGTTTTTCATTTACCTCTGTGCATAGGCACTGTG
The sequence above is drawn from the Peromyscus leucopus breed LL Stock chromosome 1, UCI_PerLeu_2.1, whole genome shotgun sequence genome and encodes:
- the LOC114706638 gene encoding olfactory receptor 52J3 gives rise to the protein MTTHNRSISHPATFFLIGIPGLEEIHAWISLPFCCIYLVALMGNTTILVVIKTERSLREPMFYFLAILSSVDLALSTTSVPRMLGIFWFDAHEINFGGCVAQMFLIHAFTGMEAEVLMAMAFDRYVAICAPLHYTTILTSRVLMGISICVVIRPALFICPMIYLIYRLPFCQAHIIAHSYCEHMGIAKLSCGNIHINAVYGLFVVSLFLLNLLLIGISYGYILRAVFRLPSQDARLKALSTCGSHVAVLCVFYIPSVFSFLTHRFGHNIPHYIHILVANLYLVIPPSLNPIIYGVRTKQIRERVLHVFTKR